AACTTGGAGGTAGAGTCTTTCTCCAAGGAAGAAGGCGACTTGGATGATGGAGCGTCTCTCCCTGGATTTTTAATATCGAGTTTTTGGCGGATTTGGGGTGCGCTCATTGTGTTTGGATTTGCTGAGTGTTTAGCTTtcagtgtttttgttttttggtgtttgtCTGATTGTTTGGGCTGCTTTTTGgggcttttgtttgttttggttcttaattgtttttggtttttgaggtTCTTGGCTGTTTTTGGTGTCCGGTTGGCGTTTTGTCTGCCTTTAGATCTCGGGTGACTTTATGCCGGTGTGCCTTTGATTCTTTTAATCTTAatttgtaatcctttataaagattagtaaattctttttgcttagcaaaacAAATACTACGTATATGTATAATTGGAATGTTAGCGTTCCGTTGTGAATTTTTGTTGGGTCAATGTAACAAAATTCGGTGTAATCCATCAATTGTTCTTGTGGAAAATTAATGTGAGTGGGTCACTTGATCCCATTTGTCCCTTAGTGCCTCTGCCCATGGGACTGAGGGCTATGAATTATCAAGTATACATCTAGCCAAACAAAACTCTACGTGGGTAGGTGATAGAACAATATTTCCTCCTTAATCGGGTCAACTGTGGCTTAAGTCTGAACATTCTAGATCATGTGTGTTCGAACATTCTAGATCAGGTGTGTTCCCCATTTGATCAGGTGTGTTCGAACATTCTAGAACATTCTAGATCAAGTGTGTTCGAACATTCTAGAACATTCTTAAGCCCGAACATTCTTAATCGGGTCAACTGTGGCTTAAGTTCGAATATTCTAGATCAGGTGTGTTTCCCATTTGATCATAAAGTTTCTATGCTGATCCAATCCAGCCCACATTTTCGattgagaaaagaagaaaaaaaaaacgagactCTACGTGGGTTCTAGATAACCAGAGATTAATATTTCAAGAATATCCAAACATCAATGCCATTTATGTGAAAAGACAAATACAATATCTAGGATAAAGTTAGTTGTCCGTTAAACCTACTATATTAAATGTTAGTATAtacaaacataacaaaaaataagaaaacaattgAGCCTGGGGGACCTGTTTTGCTTCCCTAACCACGACGACTGTAGTTCATCAGAGATCCAGAAAGGGGACAGGACACTCTGTACTTTGCATGAAGCTGATAATAACATCGTTTTTAACAACCGGGCAAACGTCCAGTGGCTCCAAAGTTTTAAATGTTTGATCTCGATCACGGAATTCGAATTGCGTCTTATTAGAGGCGAGCCCCTTAGTTGCTTTCTTGTACATACGAGGCTAAACAGTGGGGTTATATAATCAGCAAGTTTCCCCTGTTTTCCAAGCAGTCTCACCAATATGAGTTCCTCTCACATGCATTGGTTAAACGCTCTTCATCTTCAATGTTTTTCTCTTGTAATgtctacatgggttctgttcaACATATCCAAAGCTCAAGCTCAAGGACCAGTAGCTAGGCAAAAGGCTTTGAAAAATTCAGTTAATGCCATTTTTGTGTTCGGAGACTCGACAGCTGACCCTGGGAACAACAACTACGTAACGACTATTTTCAAGGGCAATTTCCTGCCTTACGGGAGAGATTTTCCAAATCGAGTCCCAACCGGAAGGTTTACCAATGGACGCCTAGCGTACGACTTTGTTGGTGAGATTTCGATACCAGTTTGTACTTTTATTTCTGATTTTAAGGAAACTAAATAGTTAGAAAGTGATTTTGGCTGAGGGATTGTTGCGCTGGTTCAATCCACATATGCCACCTTTTTAccatgtggaaaaaaaaatgtgatcttAATTGACCAGGATAGTACTGTGCTTTTGATGCAGCTAGTTATGCGGGTATCAAAGAGTACGTGCCTCCATATTCGGACCCAACACTTAGCATTGAGGAGCTAATGACCGGAGTCAGTTTCGCCTCTGCTGGATCAGGATTTGACCCACTTACACCTCAATTAAGTGTAAGTCTCTCCTTTTTGTCGTTATATTTTTCTGTACTAGCTAGGTGAATTCAGTTGATTAATTGTTTTTATAGTTCCAGTTTGATAGGAAATTTATAACCAACTTAAAAAAACAATGTATTGATTATTTACATCATACTGAgtcttttcataaaaaaaaaaaattgctaataTGTATCATGCATGTATGTTATCAACCTCGAGTTTCTGGGTATCCTAATTCGGATTGATTTTGCGTTTTTTTAGAATGTAATCTCGCTGCCAAAGCAACTGGAATACTTCAAAGAGTATCAAAAGAGAGTGGAGCTGGTGATAgggagaaaaagaacaaaaaatctGGTAAAAAATGCACTGTACATTGTGAGTGCTGTTACGAATGACTTTGTTGTGAATTATTTCACTGTACCAATCCGAAGGAAGAGATACAGTCTCCCAGATTACATGGAGGTCTCGTTGCAGCAAGTCCAGCAATTCATGCAGGTTTGATTACTTGGAACATTATTTCGTTAAAGTACGACATAATTTATATAATGTCTGGTACACGAACTGAAAGGATATATAACAACGGTCCTTCTAAAATACGCTCACTGGGCGGACgctttaaattaaaaaaaagaccaCGTGTTGTTCTTGCCTTGTTTTCTAAGTCAGCTTTTGTATTTCTCTGTGCTGTTTTCTGTCATCCTTCTCCGAAATGACAATCTTaaccttccttttctttttcttaaaaaggcaaaaataaccttatctctctttctctcttcacaATAATGGCAGTGAAATCCCTCCCAATTCTGGGAAAACCCTTTTCTTCTCACCCGCTTTTGATGAAAAATTGACCTCTTAGCTCTCTTTTCCCAGattctttcaaatttcaaaaattaaaattaatttctaattttcaCCCCCAAATCCTTTCAGAACTGTGAGATAGTCGAATTATAGAGCCAAATTGCCCACAATCAGTTCATAATTGTGACTAGCAAATCAAAAAACAATTAGGAAAAAATTATATTGCCTCGGAGCTCCATTTtaactgctttttttttttttatttgcgtagaaggggcgggggggggggggggggaggggggggggggggggcgggtgGGTTGAGATTGTGGGAAAATGGGTTTCTTCGCTGCTGTTTTTTTTACTCGGAAAAGTTGGGGTAGTTAAATTAAATACTAGTATGTAATTCCGAAAGCAACTAGGAGCAAAAAAAAGCCGATCAAGAGAAAACTAGGAGCAAAAATAGATAAACCCACCTAGTGAACAAGAAGAGTATTTGAAGAAAGCTCAAAGACTTGTTCTTTGGAGGAGACAGAGGGTCAGTAAATATTgggcaaattgttacagttcgGTTTCCATCCAAGGATGACACACacgctcttctctctcttcaacaCTGTTTTGTCTTCAACCTCTGCCATTGACTCATAATCGAAGTTCAGAAATTGAAGAACACAAAATTTCAGAGAGGGGGAagccgaagagagagagagagagagagagagagagagagagagagagagagagagagagagagagagagagagagagagagagagagtgagagagagagggagagagggagggagggaggggggttTCCGGGTTTCTGTGAGTGAATTGTCTTAGAATCAGTACACAATAATATTTGCTATCACGGAGTTGCCGATTTTTTCAGCCGGCCATGGATTTGCAAGTCGGTTGCAATTTCGATCTAAaaaggtttttggttttggaaactGGTCTGCGTGAGAAAAGTGGGATGAGGGTTAATATTGTCATTTGGCCCAAAAATTTCAATCAATTTCAATAGGTAACGTCATGCATCGGAACTCACAAAAAACAGCTCTCAAATGAGCGCGTGGAGTCGCGCGTGCattcactattgtcagccctaAGGGCTGACGGTAGATTTTCCCATATAACAATGATGATGCATTAAATCGACATATGTtttgaaattaaattcttttcgCCGACAGTGAAAATTGTGAATTTTCCGCCACCGCTAATTTGGATTTCACCGTGCATTTATTGAAATATGGATCAGTTTTACCTTGTTTTGGGCTTGTAAGGTTTGTTGGGACAAGGTGCTCGAAGAATAGGAGTGGTTGGATTGCCACCAATGGGTTGCTTGCCTGTAGTCATCACCCTTAATTCAAATAATGCAATTCTAAACCGTGGGTGTGTCGATTATTTCTCCTCAGTTG
The sequence above is a segment of the Rhododendron vialii isolate Sample 1 chromosome 13a, ASM3025357v1 genome. Coding sequences within it:
- the LOC131313276 gene encoding GDSL esterase/lipase At5g45960-like produces the protein MSSSHMHWLNALHLQCFSLVMSTWVLFNISKAQAQGPVARQKALKNSVNAIFVFGDSTADPGNNNYVTTIFKGNFLPYGRDFPNRVPTGRFTNGRLAYDFVASYAGIKEYVPPYSDPTLSIEELMTGVSFASAGSGFDPLTPQLSNVISLPKQLEYFKEYQKRVELVIGRKRTKNLVKNALYIVSAVTNDFVVNYFTVPIRRKRYSLPDYMEVSLQQVQQFMQGLLGQGARRIGVVGLPPMGCLPVVITLNSNNAILNRGCVDYFSSVARHHNLMLQSKLNTMQSNLFESAVRVIYIDVYGPLFDMIIQSLKFNFDKVSSGCCGTGLLEASYLCNPNSYVCYDPSKYVFWDSIHPSEKAYKLLFEATKSHIDFLITD